GGCGGCTATGCGCGCCGGCTGCTCGAGCTGTCGGCGCTGATGCCCGGCCACGAGACGCGCCAGGCCTTCCAGATCTTCATGCACACGATGCTGGCGCGCCGCCTGGCCGCCGGGGCCGGCGCCGGCCCGGCCGACCTGCGCCGCGCCCTCGAGGACAGCTGGACCGACCCGCTGGTGCAGCGCCGCTGGCAGCGCCTGGCCCTGCGCCTGACCGCGGCCGACTGCGAGCGCCTGCTGCAGCGCGCAGCCCAGCGCGGGCTGATGGTGGGCGGCGGCCGCTGGCTGGATGCGCAGGCCGCCACCGAGGGCTGGGCGCTGCGCGCGGGTGATGACGCTCAGGCGCGCAGCGGCATGGGCGCATGCTCGGCCAGGCCCGGCAATGCACGCAAGCGCGGCTCGCAAAAGCTGGCCAGCTGAGCCGGCGTGACGCCGCCCGGCGCGTTCCAGTAGAGCCGCGCCGCGCCCACCAGGCTGGCCATGCACTCAAGCACGGCCGAGCCGGGGTCGAACTGCGCCAGCACATTGCTGCCGCGCCACAGCGCCAGCGTGGGCAGCTGGTGCTGGCCGGCCACGGCCATGGCGGTGGCCACGGCCTGCAGCAGCAGGTCCATGCGCAGCTGGCTGCGCCAGTGCACGGGGTCGAGGCGGCGGGCGTCGTTGCCGCCGTCGCCGCTGCGGTCGGCAGCGTGGTGGGTCAGGCACAGCAGGCCGTCGCCATGGCGCCACAGCGCATCGGGCTGGGCCACCAGGCCCCCGGCGCGGCAGGTCGGCCGCTGGCCCGGCGCCACCAGCGGCAGCGGCGCCAGCGCCGGCCGGCCGTCGGCCACCAGCACCGGCAGCAGGCGGGCCACGGCATCGCTGCGCGCATCCACCTCGGCCGGATCAAAGAAGTGCACACGCACCTGCACGCCGAGCAGCTCGGCCTCGTCATGCCAGGGCAGCGGCGCGCTCATCGTGCCGGCTCCCGGTGCAGCACGGTGATCGTGGGTGCAGAGGCCACCGGCCGCAGCGGTGTCGCCGGCGGCGTGGCCGCCCCCGACGGTGCGACGCCGCTGCCGCCACCGGCCAGGCGCGGCGGCCCGATCACCTGCCAAGCGGTGGCCATGGCGGCGCCCAGCGCCACCACCACCACCAGGGTCTTGAGCCCCGCCAGCATCCACATCTGGCGCGACATGGCGCCGCGCAGGTCGATGGTTGCGGCCTCGGGCGCCGCCAGCGGCGCGGTCAGCAATGCGGCGCGCATCTCGGCGCTCAGCGTGCCGGCGCCGGCCGGCGCCACCGGCCGGCTGCCAGCGGCAGCCACCGCGGCGCCGCTGCCGGCAGCGGCCCGCTCGCCCGGCAGCGACTCCAGCGGGTCAACCAGCACCCAGCGCACACCCTCCACGCCATCGCGTGTGAGATTGCGGCCCATCTTCACTTCGATCATCGACAGTCGCCTTCGCTGCAGGGGGCTGACGGCGGCGCTCAGGCGCCGAACGTGCTGGGTTCGGCCCGCGCCGTGGCCGGTGCGTCAGCCGGCGGCGGGGCCGCGGCGGCCGGGCTGGCCGGCGCCGGCGCCGCGGCGGCCGGCGGCCGTGTGCGGGCGATCTGGGCGAGCATGGCGCGTGCCAGCACCGCGGCCGGCGCCTCGCCGGGGCCGTCGTCGGGCAGCGCCTCGTGCACCGGCAGCCGGTGGTGGGCCCATTGCAGCAGCGTGCAGGCCAGGCCGGCGGCCGCACCAAAGCCGCCGTACAACAGCGCCGGTGGCCAGGCCGCACCATGCAGGGCCACGCCCACGGCCGCCAGGCCGCAGGCCTGACCGGTGGCGCCCAGCAGCAGCGGGTGAATCAGCGCGCGCATGGCGGCATGGCGCCAGCGGGGCGCAGGCGTTGGACGGGACAGCTCATGCCCTGTCATGTCGGCGCTGCGCCGCCGAACTTGAGCCGCCCGCGAGGCGGGCGGCCACCGCCGCGCGGTGGGTGTGGCTCAGCTCACGATGTAGGCCGCGGCGGCGGTGGCCACCAGCACGCCCTCGTCGCTGTGCAGGCGCATCTGGGTCGAGCCCACCCGGCCGCCCAGCCGCGTGATCTCGGCGGTGGCCACAAAAAAGCGCCCCAGGCCGGGGCGCAGAAAATCCACGCGCAGGTCGATGGTGCCCAGTTTCAGAAAACGGTGCATCACCTGCTCGGCACTTTCGTGCGCCAGCTTCTCGCTCATCGCCACCATCAGCGCACCACCGCCCAGCGCGTCGAGCACCGCCGAGATCACGCCGCCGTGCAGCCGGCCGTAGTGGTAGTGGCCCACCAGGTCGGGCCGCATCTCGAAGCGCATCACCAGATCGGGGCGCAGCTGCTGCACCTTGAGGCCCAGCACCTGGTTGAAGGTGATGCGCTGCTCGACCAGTTCGGTCAGCTCGCGGTCGACGATGGCCTGCTCTTCGGCACTGCGGCGGGGCGGATGGGCGCTGGCGGTCATGCGCCGAGGATAGCCGGCCCGGCTTGCCTATCATCGGCACCATCCCGATCCGCCCCGCGACCACGAACCGCCCTGCTGCCCGACGCGCCCCCGCCCCCGCCACCCAGCTTGCCCCCGCCGCCCCGGTGTCAACGATGACCCGGGCCGCCAGCCCCTGGCCCGCACTGCGCAGCCGGCGCCAGGCCACGCTGGCCCTGCTGCTGACCCTGGCCGCACCCACGCTGCAGGCGCAGCGCGGCGATCCGGGACCGCGCGCCGTCACCCCGCGCGGCCCGCTGGCCGCCGACGAGCTGCAGCAGATCGAGCTGTTCCGGCGCCTGTCGCCCTCGGTGGTGCACATCACCACGCTGGAGGTGCAGCGCGACTTCTTCAACCGCGCCGTGGGCCAGGCACCGCGCGGCACCGGCACCGGCTTCGTGTGGGACGCGGCCGGCCACATCGTCACCAACTTCCATGTCATCCAGGGCGCCAGCGCGGCCACCGTGACCCTGGCCGACCAGAGCACCCACCGCGCCCAGCTGGTGGGCGCCTTTCCCGACCGCGACCTGGCGGTGCTGAAGATCGACGCGGCGGCGGCCAGGCTGCCGGCCATCCCGATCGGCAGCAGCCGCGACCTGCTGGTGGGCCAGAAGGTGTTTGCCATCGGCAACCCCTTCGGCCTCGACCAGACGCTGACCACCGGCATCGTCAGCGCGCTCAACCGCGAGATCGAGAGCTTCAACAACCGCAGCATCCGCGGCGTGATCCAGACCGATGCCGCCATCAATCCCGGCAACTCGGGCGGCCCGCTGCTCGATTCGGCCGGCCGGCTGATCGGCGTCAACACGCAGATCGCCAGCCCCTCGGGCGCCAGCGCCGGCATCGGCTTCGCGATTCCGGTCGACGAGGTCAACCGCGTGGTGCCAAGGCTGATCCGCGACGGCCGCATCACCCGGCCCACGCTGGGCATCGGCGCGGCCAGCGAGGCCATCCAGCGTGCGCTGCGCCTGCCCGACGGCGTGGCCCTGGTGCAGGTCACGCCGGGCGGCCCGGCGGCACGCGCCGGCCTGCAGCCCTTCAGCCGTGGGCGCGACGGCAGCGTTGTGGCCGGCGACATCATCGTCGCGGTCAATGACGAGCCGGTGGCCAGCCTCGACGACCTGCTGACCCTGCTCGAGCGGCGCCAGCCGGGCGACTCGGTGACGCTGAACGTCTCGCGCGCCGGGCGCGGCCGCAAGGTGCAGGCGGTGCTGGCCCAGGGCGACTGAGCCGCGCCCAGCATCCTGCCGTTTGCCGCAGCGCAACCCGCCGGCAACACGCGGCGCGCAGGATGGGGGCATGCAAGAAGTCAAACGCATCCTGATCCTGCAGGGTCACCCTGACACCTCCGACCAGCACCTGTGCCATGCACTCGCCGGCGCCTATGCCGAGGGCGCCCGCGAAAGTGGTCACACGGTCGACACGGTGACCCTGGCCACGCTCGACTTTCCGCTGCTGCGCAACCAGGCCGACTGGATGCACGGCGAGCTGCCGCCGGCGCTGCTGCCCGCCCAGCAGGCGATTGCGCAGGCCGAGCACCTGGTGTTCTTCTTTCCGCTGTGGCTGGGCGACATGCCGGCGCTGGTGAAGGCCTTTCTGGAGCAGGTGGCGCGGCCCGGCTTTGCGTTCAAGCGCGAGGCCGACAACCCGTTTGCCGCCAAGGGCCTGACCGGCCGCTCGGCCCGCGTGGTGGTCACCATGGGCATGCCGGCGCTGCTGTACCGCTTCTACTTCCGCGCCCACAGCCTGCGCTCGCTCGAGCGCAACGTGCTTGGCTTCGTGGGCATCGCGCCGGTGCACGAAACCCTGATCGGCATGGTCGACAAGCTGGGCGACAAGGGCGTGACACGCTGGAAGGCCAAGCTGCGGGCACTCGGCCGCAGGGCGACTTGACGGTCGGCCGCAGGGCGACGTGACATTCGGCCGCAGGGCGACGTGAGGTTCGGCCGCAGCGCCAGCCGTGCACCTGGCGCACCGGCCCGCTGACCTGCCAGGTCATCGCCGCCCGCACCGAATCGGCGTAACGTCTCCCGGGTGACGGACGCTGCCCCGTGCGGGCAGCGATAAACCGCGCCACAGGAGACGCCATGTCCACACCCAACGACGCCCCCCGCACCGACACCGCCCCGGCCGCGCGCCACTACCGCATCTGCCCGCTGTGCGAGGCCTGCTGCGGCCTCGAGGTCAGCACCCAGGGCCAGCAGGTGCTGCAGGTGCGCGGCTGGGCCGGCGACACGCTCAGCGACGGCTATCTGTGCCCCAAGGGCGTGGCCATCAAGGACCTGCACGACGACCCCGACCGCCTGCGCCAGCCGCTGATCCGCCGCAGTGGCCGCAGCAGCCCGCTCGAGCCCGCCAGCTGGCAGGAAGCCTTCGCGCTGATCGAGGCCCGGCTGCCGCCCATCCTGGCCGAACACGGCCGCGACGCGCTGGCCCTGGTGGCCGGCAACCCGTCGGCGCACAAGATGGGCCTGCTGCTGTACTTTGCGCGCCTGGGCCGCGCCGCCGGCTCGAAGAACGTCTACTCCGCCAGCACGCTCGACCAGATGCCGCGCCAGCTGGCCAGCGGCCTGATGTACGGCCACTGGCTGAGCGTGGGCCTGCCCGACATCGCGCGCACCGAGCTGCTGGTGGTGATCGGCGCCAACCCGCTGGCCAGCAACGGCAGCATGTGGACGGTGCCCGATTTCCGCGCCAAGGCCCGTGCGCTGCAGGCACGCGGCGGCCGCCTGGTGGTGATCGACCCGCGGCGCACCGAAACCGCCGCCATCGCCGACCAGCACCTGGCCATCCGCCCGGGCGCCGATGCGCAGCTGCTGGCGGCCCTGGTGCACACGCTGTTCGACGAAGGCCTGGTCCGGCTTGGCAGCGCGGCGCCCTGGCTGAACGGCGTGGAGGACGTGCGCACGGCGGTGCAGGCGTTCACGCCCGAGGCGGTGGCCGCGCACTGCGGCATCGGCGCGGCCGGCATCCGCCAGCTGGCGCGTGATCTGGCGGCCACGCCGCGCGCGGTGGTGTACAGCCGCATCGGCAGCTGCACCCAGACCTTCGGCACGCTGGCCTCGTGGCTGGTGGATGTGCTCAATGCCCTCACCGGCCACCTCGATGCGCCGGGCGGCCAGCTGTGGGCCAAGGCCGCGGGCTTTGCCGCCAACACCCAGGGCAAGCCGGGCATCGGCCGCGGCGTGGCCACCGGACGCCACCGGGCCCGGGTGAGTGGCGCGCCCGAGGTGTTTGGCGAGCTGCCGCTGGTGCAGCTGGCCGACGAGATCCTCACGCCCGGCGCGGGCCAGGTGCGCGCGGCCATCGTGATGAGCGCCAACCCGGTGCTCTCGGCGCCCGGCGGCGCGCGCCTGGCGCAGGCGCTGGATCAGCTCGAGTTCATGGTCAGCCTCGACATCTACTGCAACGAGACCGCGCGCCACGCCGACGTGATCCTGCCCGGCCTGTCGCCGCTGGAGGAAGGCCACTACGACGTGCCCTTCCCGCAGCTGAGCTGGCGCAACACCGCGCGCTACAGCGCACCGGTGCTCACGCCCGCCCCCGGCCAGCCGCCCGAGTGGCAGAACCTGCTGCGCCTGATCGCCATCCTGAAGGGCCGCGGCGCGGCGGCCGATGTGCTGGCGCTCGACGACGAGCTGCTGGCCGACGACCTGCGCCGCAGCGGCACCGACGACACCGCCGCCGTGCTGGCCGCGCTGCAACCCTGGCAAGGCCCTGAGCGCCTGGTCGACCTGGCCCTGCGCAGCGGCCCGTATGGCGACGGCTTCGGCACCAGTCGCCGCGGCGAGCATCCCGATGCGCAGGGCGGCGGCCTGAGCCTGGCCCAGGTGGCCGCGCAGCCGGGCGGCATCGACCTCGGCCCGCTGCAGCCGCGCCTGCCCGAAATGCTGCGCACGCCCAGCGGCAAGGTCGAGCTGGCGCCGCCGATGCTGGTGGCCGACCTGCCGCGCGCCTGGGCTGCGCTGGGCGAGCCGCGCGCCGACATGCTGATCATCGGCCGGCGCGAGGTGCGCAGCAACAACAGCTGGATGCACAACCTGCCCACGCTGGCCAAGGGCCCCGAGCGCTGCACCCTGCAACTGCACCCGGCCGATGCACAGCGCCTGGGCCTGGGCGACGGCGCCATCGCCGCGATCACCCGCGACGGCCAGCGCATCCAGGCGCCGGTGCAGATCACCGACAGCCTGCCGCCCGGCGTGGCCTGCCTGCCGCATGGCTGGGGCCACAGCCTGCCCGGCACCCGGCTGCGCGTGGCCGCCGAGCGCCCGGGCGTCAATCTCAATGCGGTGCTGGATGCGCGGCTGACCGATCCGCTGTCGGGCAATGCGGTGCTGTCCGGTGTTGCAGTCTGTATCGAATCAGCCGCCTGACCCCCGCGGCCATGGGGATGTGAGGCCCCCCGCCCTCGCCTACTGTGCGGCGCAGCGGTCGGGCTGCCTTCGGCCGCACCCACCGGTGGAGGCCACATGCGCCGCAGCTTGTCGATTCTTCTCGCCGCCAGCGCGCTGGCCACCGCGGCCCAGGCCGTGCCCACGCAGTGGACCGTGGCCTCGGGCGGCAACGGCCACTGGTACGAGTTTGTCCCCGAGCCGGTGCTGGCCGAACTGGCCTACAGCCTGGCGGCCAGCGAGTCCTATCTGGGCCTGAGCGGCTACCTGGCCACCATCACCTCGGCCGCCGAGAACCAGTTCGCGTCGGTCACCGTGGCCCAGGGTCAGCTGGCCTGGCTGGGCGCCACCGACGCCGGCGTCGAAGGCCAGTGGGTCTGGCGCAGCGGGCCCGAGGCCGGCCAGGCCCTGACCTACAGCAACTGGAACGCCAACGAGCCCAACAACTGCTGCGGCGGCGAGAACTACCTGCAGACCAACTACGCCAACCAGGTGGGCCTGTGGAACGACCACGGCGGCCCGGGCAACGCCTTGCAGCGCAACGGCTACCTGGTCGAGTTCAGCGGCGTGGTGCCCGAGCCCGGCCGCTGGGCGCTGATGGCCGCCGGCCTGGCGCTGCTGGCTGCCGCGGTGCGCCGCCGCCGGGGCTGAGCGCCAGGGCCCCTGCCCCTTGCGCGCCAGGGCGCCGCGCCGGGCTGATCCGCTAGACTGCCGGGTTCGCCAGGAGCCCCCGAAATGCAAGTCGTCTGCCTCGATCTCGAAGGTGTGCTGATCCCCGAGATCTGGATCGCGTTCGCCGAACGCACCGGCATCGCCGAATTCCGCCGCACCACGCGTGAGGAACCCGACTACGACAAGCTGATGCGCTACCGCCTCGGCCTGCTGCGCCAGCATGGCCTGAAGCTGGCCGACATCCAGGCGGTGATCGGCGGCATGGCGCCGATGGAGGGTGCCAAGGCGTTTCTCGACGACCTGCGCAGCCGCTTCCAGGTCATCATCCTGTCGGACACCTTCTACGAGTTCGCCGATCCGATGATGCGCCAGCTCGGCCGGCCCACGCTCTTTTGCCACAAGCTGGTGATCGACGCCGAGGGCTTTGTCGCCGACTACACGCTGCGCCAGCCCAACCAGAAGGCGCATGCCGTCAATGCGCTCAAGGGCCTGAACTTCCAGGTCATGGCCGCCGGCGACAGCTACAACGACACCGGCATGCTGGGCGCCGCCGACGCGGGCTTCTTCATCCACCCGCCCGAGAGCATCACGCTGCAGTTTCCGCAGTTCCCGGTGCACCACAGCTATGCCGAGCTGAAGGCCAGCTTCGACGCCGCCTCGGCACGCCTGCTGGCCCAGGCCCAGGCCTGATCGCGGCCTGCGTCTGCCATGCACGACCGCCTGCGCGAACTGGAGCTGCTGGCCCCGGCGCGTGATGCCGACATCGGCATTGCCGCCATCGACCATGGCGCCGATGCCGTGTACATCGGCGGCCCCAGCTTCGGCGCGCGCGAGAAGGCCGGCAACAGCGTGGCCGACATCGAGCGCCTGGCGCGCCATGCGCACCGCTTTGGCGCGCGCATCTTCGTCACGCTCAACACCATCCTGCGCGACGACGAGCTGGAAGACGCCCGCCGCATGGTGTGGCAGCTGCATGGCGCCGGCGCCGATGCGCTGATCGTGCAGGACATGGGCCTGCTCGAGCTCGACCTGCCACCGCTGCAGCTGCATGCCAGCACGCAGACCGACATCCGCACGCCCGAGAAGGCGCGCTTTCTGCAAGACGCCGGCTTCAGCCAGATGGTGCTGGCGCGCGAGCTCACGCTGGCGCAGATCCAGGCCATCCGCGCCCAGGTGGACCGCGCGGTGCTTGAGTTCTTCGTGCACGGCGCGCTGTGCGTGGCCTATTCGGGCCTGTGCTTCATCAGCCATGCGCTCACCGGGCGCAGCGCCAACCGCGGCAGCTGCAGCCAGGAATGCCGCCAGCCCTATACCGTGACCGACGCGGCCGGCCACATCATTGCGCACGACAAGCATGTGCTGAGCCTGAAGGACAACGACCAGAGCGCCAACCTGCGCGCGCTGGTCAGGGCCGGCATCCGCAGCTTCAAGATCGAGGGCCGCTACAAGGACCTGGGCTACGTCAAGAACGTCACCGCCCACTACCGCCAGCTGCTCGATGCCGTGCTCGAAGGCGAAGGCGAGCGCGGCCTGCGGCCGGCCTCCAGCGGCCGCACCACGCTGTTCTTCACGCCCGAGCCAGAGCGCAACTTCAACCGCGGCACCACCGACTACTTCGTCAGCGGCCGCAAGGACGACATCGGCGCCTTCGACACCCCCAAATACGCCGGCCTGCCGCTGGGCGAGGTGATCGCCACCGGCCCCGAGCATCTGGACGTGGCGCTGGCCGAGGGCGTCACCTCGCTGGCCAACGGCGATGGCCTGACCTGGTGGGACCTGCAGGGCGAGCTCAACGGCGTGCAGGCCAACACCGCCCGCGCACTCGACGAACGCCAGCGCCGCTGGCGCGTGATGCCCAACGAGCCGGTGGCCAGCCTGAAGGACCTGAAGCGCGGCACGGCGCTGTTTCGCAACCGCGACATGGCCTGGGACCGCACGCTCGACAGCAAGACCGCCGAGCGCCGCATCGAGGTCGACCTGCGCCTCGATGAGCTGCCCGACGGCCTGCTGCTGACCCTGACCGATGCCGATGGCCACATGGGCCAGGCCGAGGTGGCCGTGGCCCTGCAGCCGGCGCGCGACGCCGCGCGTGCCGACGCCACGCTGCGCGAGGCGCTGGGCAAGCTGGGCACCACCATCTTTGGCGCGCGCCAGGTCGAGCTGGCGCTCAGCGCGCCCTGGTTCGTGCCGGTGGGTGCGCTCAATGCGCTGCGGCGCGACGCCGTGGCCGCGCTCGAAGCGGCGCGCACCGCCGCCTGGCAGCCACTGCCGCGCGCCCGGGCCGTGCAGCCGCCGGCGCCCTACCCCGACGACTCGATCAGCTACCTGGCCAATGTGTACAACCACAAGGCACGCGACTTCTACGCCCGCCATGGCGTGCAGGTGATCGAGGCCGCCTACGAAAGCCACCAGGTGCTGGGCGACGCCAGCCTGATGATCACCAAGCACTGCGTGC
This portion of the Aquabacterium sp. OR-4 genome encodes:
- a CDS encoding thioesterase family protein, with protein sequence MTASAHPPRRSAEEQAIVDRELTELVEQRITFNQVLGLKVQQLRPDLVMRFEMRPDLVGHYHYGRLHGGVISAVLDALGGGALMVAMSEKLAHESAEQVMHRFLKLGTIDLRVDFLRPGLGRFFVATAEITRLGGRVGSTQMRLHSDEGVLVATAAAAYIVS
- a CDS encoding peptidase U32 family protein; translation: MHDRLRELELLAPARDADIGIAAIDHGADAVYIGGPSFGAREKAGNSVADIERLARHAHRFGARIFVTLNTILRDDELEDARRMVWQLHGAGADALIVQDMGLLELDLPPLQLHASTQTDIRTPEKARFLQDAGFSQMVLARELTLAQIQAIRAQVDRAVLEFFVHGALCVAYSGLCFISHALTGRSANRGSCSQECRQPYTVTDAAGHIIAHDKHVLSLKDNDQSANLRALVRAGIRSFKIEGRYKDLGYVKNVTAHYRQLLDAVLEGEGERGLRPASSGRTTLFFTPEPERNFNRGTTDYFVSGRKDDIGAFDTPKYAGLPLGEVIATGPEHLDVALAEGVTSLANGDGLTWWDLQGELNGVQANTARALDERQRRWRVMPNEPVASLKDLKRGTALFRNRDMAWDRTLDSKTAERRIEVDLRLDELPDGLLLTLTDADGHMGQAEVAVALQPARDAARADATLREALGKLGTTIFGARQVELALSAPWFVPVGALNALRRDAVAALEAARTAAWQPLPRARAVQPPAPYPDDSISYLANVYNHKARDFYARHGVQVIEAAYESHQVLGDASLMITKHCVRYSLSLCPKQAKGVTGVQGTIRAEALVLKHGNDTLELRFDCKPCEMHVVGRMQPHVLREATAQLQAASQQAAPIQFYRSRPAAAPRG
- a CDS encoding molybdopterin-dependent oxidoreductase produces the protein MSTPNDAPRTDTAPAARHYRICPLCEACCGLEVSTQGQQVLQVRGWAGDTLSDGYLCPKGVAIKDLHDDPDRLRQPLIRRSGRSSPLEPASWQEAFALIEARLPPILAEHGRDALALVAGNPSAHKMGLLLYFARLGRAAGSKNVYSASTLDQMPRQLASGLMYGHWLSVGLPDIARTELLVVIGANPLASNGSMWTVPDFRAKARALQARGGRLVVIDPRRTETAAIADQHLAIRPGADAQLLAALVHTLFDEGLVRLGSAAPWLNGVEDVRTAVQAFTPEAVAAHCGIGAAGIRQLARDLAATPRAVVYSRIGSCTQTFGTLASWLVDVLNALTGHLDAPGGQLWAKAAGFAANTQGKPGIGRGVATGRHRARVSGAPEVFGELPLVQLADEILTPGAGQVRAAIVMSANPVLSAPGGARLAQALDQLEFMVSLDIYCNETARHADVILPGLSPLEEGHYDVPFPQLSWRNTARYSAPVLTPAPGQPPEWQNLLRLIAILKGRGAAADVLALDDELLADDLRRSGTDDTAAVLAALQPWQGPERLVDLALRSGPYGDGFGTSRRGEHPDAQGGGLSLAQVAAQPGGIDLGPLQPRLPEMLRTPSGKVELAPPMLVADLPRAWAALGEPRADMLIIGRREVRSNNSWMHNLPTLAKGPERCTLQLHPADAQRLGLGDGAIAAITRDGQRIQAPVQITDSLPPGVACLPHGWGHSLPGTRLRVAAERPGVNLNAVLDARLTDPLSGNAVLSGVAVCIESAA
- a CDS encoding NAD(P)H-dependent oxidoreductase, with product MQEVKRILILQGHPDTSDQHLCHALAGAYAEGARESGHTVDTVTLATLDFPLLRNQADWMHGELPPALLPAQQAIAQAEHLVFFFPLWLGDMPALVKAFLEQVARPGFAFKREADNPFAAKGLTGRSARVVVTMGMPALLYRFYFRAHSLRSLERNVLGFVGIAPVHETLIGMVDKLGDKGVTRWKAKLRALGRRAT
- a CDS encoding S1C family serine protease; the encoded protein is MTRAASPWPALRSRRQATLALLLTLAAPTLQAQRGDPGPRAVTPRGPLAADELQQIELFRRLSPSVVHITTLEVQRDFFNRAVGQAPRGTGTGFVWDAAGHIVTNFHVIQGASAATVTLADQSTHRAQLVGAFPDRDLAVLKIDAAAARLPAIPIGSSRDLLVGQKVFAIGNPFGLDQTLTTGIVSALNREIESFNNRSIRGVIQTDAAINPGNSGGPLLDSAGRLIGVNTQIASPSGASAGIGFAIPVDEVNRVVPRLIRDGRITRPTLGIGAASEAIQRALRLPDGVALVQVTPGGPAARAGLQPFSRGRDGSVVAGDIIVAVNDEPVASLDDLLTLLERRQPGDSVTLNVSRAGRGRKVQAVLAQGD
- the thrH gene encoding bifunctional phosphoserine phosphatase/homoserine phosphotransferase ThrH, with the protein product MQVVCLDLEGVLIPEIWIAFAERTGIAEFRRTTREEPDYDKLMRYRLGLLRQHGLKLADIQAVIGGMAPMEGAKAFLDDLRSRFQVIILSDTFYEFADPMMRQLGRPTLFCHKLVIDAEGFVADYTLRQPNQKAHAVNALKGLNFQVMAAGDSYNDTGMLGAADAGFFIHPPESITLQFPQFPVHHSYAELKASFDAASARLLAQAQA
- a CDS encoding lectin-like protein, giving the protein MRRSLSILLAASALATAAQAVPTQWTVASGGNGHWYEFVPEPVLAELAYSLAASESYLGLSGYLATITSAAENQFASVTVAQGQLAWLGATDAGVEGQWVWRSGPEAGQALTYSNWNANEPNNCCGGENYLQTNYANQVGLWNDHGGPGNALQRNGYLVEFSGVVPEPGRWALMAAGLALLAAAVRRRRG